The following nucleotide sequence is from Drosophila takahashii strain IR98-3 E-12201 chromosome 3L, DtakHiC1v2, whole genome shotgun sequence.
GCGGGAAGCCGCCGTGCATGGGCGGACGACGCCAGTCGGGACCCGGCGGCCCCCTAACAGGCATGCCCATGGGTCCTCCTTGGAACTGCAATGCAGAAAATCAGGGATTAGTTACAATTCTCACACAGGAAGTAGGGTTTTTAGGCTAGGGAATGAGTCGGTGTTGCATGGGCTGATCTGTGGCATTACTTTAAATGTTCTGAATACATCGCTTAAGACTAAGTTAACTAAGGTTAACTTAAGTTTGGTTAGTCTTcgtttctctctctctctttttcttgCTTCGTTAGAGTTTACAGTAGCATGACATATAGATTATAAGAGGACTCAGTGCTTTGGGAATCGTTACCATTGGTCGCTGCGGCGGTCCGTTCGGTGGACCTGGTCGTGGTCCGCCTGGCCGCTGACCCGGCCATTGGCCCTGGGATGACGGATACCGGGGTGGCGGCTGTTGGTTGCCCATGAGCCCGCCCTGCGGATGCATCGGCGGCTATATTAATACGTATTACGTTTTATGTCGGAgtagtagttgttgttgtggggTAGAAGTGTGCGTAAGCGTTGTCAAAGACATGGAATAGAACATAAATCGTAATACATAAACATTTTGTATAACATTAGCTGGGGGTTTTCACAATTACAAATACTCGTTGCATGTACATTTACggaatttaaatcaaaagtaTAACAGGAGGGCATTTAATGCCTTTCTGACtttgaatttcaattaattacagtttcttttttttgattgaaggTCTAAAACTAAGGTACAGAAAGtaaaaagaatacaaaatgTCTTAGGCTGAGAGGTGCTACAAAAATTGCTCTGAAATTACTTGTAAATaaaccgaaataaaaatatatgtaggtatatcACTTAAAATCATAAACAACAGTAAACTTAGAAACATAGTTTGGTTCAAAAGTTTAAGTTTAGTTACTAAATAAACAGAAGAAAAATCGAGAATTACAAATCAAATAACAGATTTGAAACTCTTccgtttaaaaatacaaatcaagTTGTATATTAACTTTTTctaatattataaacttattttgtatgatggctggattttaatttataaatttacaaaataaatattaaaatcgatCAACAGAATTAAGAAAATCTCGTTTGTAATacataaaatcgtatatttagGGTTTCTAATTTTACTTAAGTAAGAGAATTTTGCATTCAGAACAATTTTGATGGgtatcggaaaataataaaatgcgaAGGAATgtggaaacaaaacaaaatagagCCGAGCAGTATTTCTACGAACAATGAGACCTATTAGGGCAATGCGGGGGCAAGAGAAATGGTAACACACCTGCATGCGAGGAGGTCCGGAGTTGGGTCCGCCCACCTGGGGCACCTGCGACATGTGCTGCGGCCGGTACTGGCCCGGCTGCATGATGGAGTTCATTCCACGCGGTGGATGCCCTGGCGGTCCGCCTCCCTGCGGTCCACCCGGATGTCCGCTGGGCATTGGGCCGCCACCCATGCTGGGCGGTGCCGGGCCCCTCGGCGGTCCATtctgctgcggcggcggcaCCGGACGCGTCTTCTGCAGACTCTCGAACTGGGTGAGCGCCTGCTTGCTGGGATACGTAACCACCGGCGCCTGACCGTGCATCTCCTTCTTGGGCAGCTGGTCGAGCACGGCGCGCAGACTGGACTCCGAACCCAAAGAGATCACGCTGAAGCCCTTCGACTGCCCGTTGGCCCGGTTCTCAAAGAACTTCACCTCCTGCAGGTCACTCACGCCGATGTCTCGCAGTGAATTGGCAATGTCCTGGTCGGTGGTCCACCAAGTGAGGTTGCCCACGTACAGCTGGTAGCGCCGGTTCATGGTCGGAGTGAGGCTACCACCGCTCTGATGGTAAACTCCATTCGGACCGCCCGAAATCCGTTCGCCGGACTCCCCGGAACCCGGGCCAGCGGCTCCATCGGCGGAGGGCGTGCCGCCGCCCCCGCCACCTGAGGCAGCCGCCTCGGTGGGACCGCCTATGTCATCGTATAGGTCCACGCCATCGCCTCCAAATTCGTCCTGGAAATTTGGGGGTATATTATAATGGGGTTAAAGTTTTAAGAAAACTATTATGTGAATTCCGAAAAGTTATCGACCGCTTTGCAAGTACATAAGGTTAAATGGATCGATTGCTTTCTAAAATAGCCAGTAAATGTTTCTAAGAATTAAGGGTGAATTCTGGGGTTTGTAGTGTGTTTTTAGGAACACAAACCATTAAAAGTGGGTTAATCATATATTTTAGGATTTTCAGATTGTGGTATACAATGATCGTGAATCATATTATAAAgataaggaaaaatattttttttttatttctttttcaaagtatttattttctaaatccgAAATATTAAGAACATTTAGGGTCATTTTCTCgaccgtttgttaaatttaaaatagggTTAAAACCTTTAAATCGTATggaaatcagagttttaaccctactttaaatttaacaggcggagGAGAAAACAGCCCTTAGTTTTTGGAATAGCTCGCTTTGAGCTTCCCAAGATTAGATGATATACTATACCATAGTAGGAAAGATTTAGGATATCTGAGCTAGAATTTGTGTGAATCCTTTCAAGACTAGTTATGCTATAGCCAAGTTTTAGGAACTCTAGCTAAGAGGGTATGTTTGCATCGTCCCGAGATTCCGAGATTTCACCCCCTAACATTTTTCTTTCGCACATCGATCCACCCTAGTGTATACATACACACGCGCCTTGCCAAGCGACTCCTTCTTTTCGGCGGCTTACCTGAGCCTGCCCGGCAAAGTCCTTGTCCAGGTCCTCTGCGTACAGATCCAAGACCACGTCGGCCATGCTGAGCCGGAAAAAGTGCTTTCCCTAGGCGTAATTACTGATTTTTCGCCGCTTTTCCAACGCTTTTCGCACGCACACAATCGCACTCGGCACTCGTTCCGTCTCTCTCGCACTCGCACCCGCGCCTCGTACAGTTTTCAGAGCAAGCCGGAGCAGAAACCGGCGTGCTGCCCCTCGCTTTTCCGGGGGAATCGCTCCCGCTGAACAATTGGCTCGTTAATTGTGCAATTGCCTTGGCACGCTGTCGTCCGTTTGTGCGAATTCTAAAACTATTTACATTCTACTCGAGCACGAACTATTTTTTCCAATCTTGCGAAAAAGTTGTCAGTAAAATGGCGGAGTGTAGCAGAGTGACCGGATCATTGAAAAATGCcctatttttcatttaaaaaatttagtatATACCAAATTTGTTGTTTCAAATATACCAACGGACTCATTGAAATGAGAGGTTTGTGACACCGATAAGCCAGCAATGTCACCCACCTGTCATTCCTAATAGCTAATTAAAGGgtcattcaaattcaaaaataataatatggtttttttatatttccttaAACTTTGGAACAATtagtaaatttaattgaattaattacGAGGCGAcacttttaaatatacatGCATTAAGGTAATGTATTTTATTGCtatatatttaagtttaatgaaaaaaaaaattagaagaaGGATATGTTCgaatttttcat
It contains:
- the Cpsf6 gene encoding cleavage and polyadenylation specificity factor subunit 6 isoform X1, yielding MADVVLDLYAEDLDKDFAGQAQDEFGGDGVDLYDDIGGPTEAAASGGGGGGTPSADGAAGPGSGESGERISGGPNGVYHQSGGSLTPTMNRRYQLYVGNLTWWTTDQDIANSLRDIGVSDLQEVKFFENRANGQSKGFSVISLGSESSLRAVLDQLPKKEMHGQAPVVTYPSKQALTQFESLQKTRPVPPPQQNGPPRGPAPPSMGGGPMPSGHPGGPQGGGPPGHPPRGMNSIMQPGQYRPQHMSQVPQVGGPNSGPPRMQPPMHPQGGLMGNQQPPPRYPSSQGQWPGQRPGGPRPGPPNGPPQRPMFQGGPMGMPVRGPPGPDWRRPPMHGGFPPQGPPRGLPPAPGPGGPHGAPAPHVNPAFFNQSGGPAQHPGMGGPPHGAPGPQPGMNMPPQQGMNMPPQHGPPPQFAQHGPRGPWPPPQGKPPGPFPDPQQMGPQLTEVEFEEVMSRNRTVSSSAIARAVSDAAAGEYSSAIETLVTAISLIKQSKVAHDERCKILISSLQDTLHGIEAKSYNRRERSRSRERSHRSRQRRERSTSRYRERSRERERDRDRERERDGGSYRERSRSRERERQAPDHYRDDSRSVRPRKSPEPVVAEAAEAPSSKRYYEDRERYRSSDRERRDRDRDRDRERERDRDRREEHRSRH
- the Cpsf6 gene encoding cleavage and polyadenylation specificity factor subunit 6 isoform X2 codes for the protein MADVVLDLYAEDLDKDFAGQAQDEFGGDGVDLYDDIGGPTEAAASGGGGGGTPSADGAAGPGSGESGERISGGPNGVYHQSGGSLTPTMNRRYQLYVGNLTWWTTDQDIANSLRDIGVSDLQEVKFFENRANGQSKGFSVISLGSESSLRAVLDQLPKKEMHGQAPVVTYPSKQALTQFESLQKTRPVPPPQQNGPPRGPAPPSMGGGPMPSGHPGGPQGGGPPGHPPRGMNSIMQPGQYRPQHMSQVPQVGGPNSGPPRMQPPMHPQGGLMGNQQPPPRYPSSQGQWPGQRPGGPRPGPPNGPPQRPMFQGGPMGMPVRGPPGPDWRRPPMHGGFPPQGPPRGLPPAPGPGGPHGAPAPHVNPAFFNQSGGPAQHPGMGGPPHGAPGPQPGMNMPPQQGMNMPPQHGPPPQFAQHGPRGPWPPPQGKPPGPFPDPQQMGPQLTEVEFEEVMSRNRTVSSSAIARAVSDAAAGEYSSAIETLVTAISLIKQSKVAHDERCKILISSLQDTLHGIEAKSYNRRERSRSRERSHRSRQRRERSTSRYRERSRERERDRDRERERDGGYRERSRSRERERQAPDHYRDDSRSVRPRKSPEPVVAEAAEAPSSKRYYEDRERYRSSDRERRDRDRDRDRERERDRDRREEHRSRH
- the Cpsf6 gene encoding cleavage and polyadenylation specificity factor subunit 6 isoform X3 → MADVVLDLYAEDLDKDFAGQAQDEFGGDGVDLYDDIGGPTEAAASGGGGGGTPSADGAAGPGSGESGERISGGPNGVYHQSGGSLTPTMNRRYQLYVGNLTWWTTDQDIANSLRDIGVSDLQEVKFFENRANGQSKGFSVISLGSESSLRAVLDQLPKKEMHGQAPVVTYPSKQALTQFESLQKTRPVPPPQQNGPPRGPAPPSMGGGPMPSGHPGGPQGGGPPGHPPRGMNSIMQPGQYRPQHMSQVPQVGGPNSGPPRMQGGLMGNQQPPPRYPSSQGQWPGQRPGGPRPGPPNGPPQRPMFQGGPMGMPVRGPPGPDWRRPPMHGGFPPQGPPRGLPPAPGPGGPHGAPAPHVNPAFFNQSGGPAQHPGMGGPPHGAPGPQPGMNMPPQQGMNMPPQHGPPPQFAQHGPRGPWPPPQGKPPGPFPDPQQMGPQLTEVEFEEVMSRNRTVSSSAIARAVSDAAAGEYSSAIETLVTAISLIKQSKVAHDERCKILISSLQDTLHGIEAKSYNRRERSRSRERSHRSRQRRERSTSRYRERSRERERDRDRERERDGGSYRERSRSRERERQAPDHYRDDSRSVRPRKSPEPVVAEAAEAPSSKRYYEDRERYRSSDRERRDRDRDRDRERERDRDRREEHRSRH